The Betaproteobacteria bacterium genome includes a window with the following:
- the arsS gene encoding arsenosugar biosynthesis radical SAM protein ArsS (Some members of this family are selenoproteins.): MHATLPLMNEFQFPAIDRRRLETLQVNLGYKCNQSCVHCHVNAGPKRTEMMDLETVDTVIRFLSGSVTCTLDITGGAPELNPHFRTLVTEARRLGIEVIDRCNLTILEEPGFEDLARFLASNEVKVVASMPCYLEDNVDRQRGDGVFEISIRALRRLNALGYGKPETGMTLDLVYNPQGPSLPPSQAKLEIEYRRHLGGGYGIEFNRLFTLTNMPIQRFGSTLISKGQFNGYMRLLKDAYQAENLDAVMCRSLLSVDWKGYVYDCDFNQMLGLPLHVAGKPRVHLADLIGKDLEGNPIVVRDHCFGCTAGQGSSCGGALNS, from the coding sequence ATGCACGCAACGCTGCCCCTGATGAACGAGTTCCAATTTCCGGCCATTGATCGCAGGCGGCTGGAGACGCTTCAGGTCAACCTCGGTTACAAATGCAACCAGAGCTGCGTGCATTGCCACGTGAATGCCGGCCCCAAGCGCACCGAAATGATGGATCTGGAAACCGTGGACACCGTGATCCGCTTCCTGAGCGGCTCCGTCACGTGCACGCTCGACATCACCGGCGGCGCACCCGAACTCAATCCGCACTTCCGCACTCTGGTAACGGAGGCCCGCCGGCTCGGGATCGAGGTCATCGACCGCTGCAACCTGACCATCCTCGAGGAACCCGGCTTCGAGGATCTCGCCCGGTTTCTCGCTTCGAACGAGGTCAAGGTGGTGGCTTCGATGCCGTGTTATCTCGAAGACAATGTCGACCGCCAGCGCGGTGACGGCGTGTTCGAAATCAGCATCCGCGCCTTGCGGCGCCTCAATGCCCTGGGCTACGGCAAGCCGGAAACCGGCATGACGCTCGACCTCGTGTACAACCCGCAGGGGCCGTCGCTGCCACCTTCGCAGGCGAAGCTGGAAATCGAATACCGCCGCCATCTGGGCGGCGGCTATGGGATCGAATTCAACCGGCTTTTTACGCTGACCAACATGCCGATCCAGCGCTTCGGCAGCACGCTGATATCCAAGGGCCAGTTCAACGGCTATATGCGGCTGCTGAAGGACGCCTACCAGGCAGAAAACCTCGACGCCGTCATGTGCCGCTCCCTGCTTTCCGTGGACTGGAAAGGCTATGTTTACGACTGCGACTTCAACCAGATGCTCGGCCTGCCCCTGCACGTGGCGGGCAAGCCGCGCGTCCATCTCGCCGATCTCATCGGCAAGGACCTCGAAGGCAATCCGATCGTCGTGCGCGACCATTGCTTCGGCTGCACCGCGGGACAGGGCTCCTCCTGCGGCGGCGCGCTGAACTCATAA
- a CDS encoding GreA/GreB family elongation factor, with amino-acid sequence MSRAFVKEDNEALTGEELPERPVSSGPNYVTQAGFEGLRARVDQLHAEHAQLKRAAEDFDRPRLTQIDRDLRYYQAKLESAIPVDLAAQPRDEVRFGASVKAEDENGATHTFTIVGEDEADVVHGKVSWQSPLATALTGAKVGDTVTWDRPAGETTLEVLDIRYPDRRE; translated from the coding sequence ATGAGCCGTGCCTTCGTCAAGGAAGACAACGAGGCCCTCACAGGCGAGGAGTTGCCGGAACGTCCGGTCAGTTCCGGGCCGAACTATGTGACCCAGGCCGGTTTCGAAGGTCTGCGCGCGCGAGTCGACCAGCTTCACGCCGAACACGCGCAGTTGAAGCGCGCCGCGGAGGACTTCGACCGTCCCAGGCTGACCCAGATCGACCGCGACCTGCGCTACTACCAGGCGAAACTGGAGTCTGCGATCCCCGTCGACCTTGCGGCACAGCCGCGCGATGAAGTGCGTTTCGGTGCCAGTGTGAAAGCCGAAGACGAAAATGGCGCCACGCATACTTTCACCATCGTCGGAGAAGACGAGGCCGACGTCGTTCACGGCAAAGTCAGCTGGCAGTCGCCGCTCGCAACGGCGCTGACGGGTGCCAAAGTCGGCGATACGGTGACCTGGGACCGGCCGGCTGGCGAAACCACGCTGGAAGTGCTCGACATCAGGTATCCAGATCGGAGGGAGTAG
- a CDS encoding extracellular solute-binding protein, which translates to MSEFSRRDALKVIGATAISTATGSLLSSPSAQAADLSYKPEAGAELRVLRWKRFVQGDEDQWAANTQKFTQLTGVTVRVDAENFEDIRPKAAVAANIGSGPDIVIGWYDDPHQYADKLLDLSELAAYLDGKYGGWYDVAKRFCMRDGKWIAIGLGFLGGCLVYRESAVRAAGYEKVPNTTDGFLKLCQALKAKGTPVGFALGNAVGDANAWTHWALWAHGGKMVNENNRVVINSKETAAALEYAVALYQTFIPGTLSWLDPNNNKAFLSGDISLTLNGVSIYYAVKTSKEPGVQKLLADIQHVNMPIGPVGHAAELNPFSPMFVFKYTKYPNAAKEYLRFMMERSQYEAWQSASLGYVQQPLKAYADTPVWKSDPKLLPFRNVPGLTRDNGYAGKLGSASAGTMADYIVVNMFAQAASGASSIKSAMEQAESRAKRYYR; encoded by the coding sequence ATGAGTGAGTTTTCCCGTCGGGACGCCCTCAAGGTGATCGGTGCGACCGCGATTTCGACTGCCACCGGGAGTCTGCTGAGCTCACCATCCGCGCAGGCTGCCGATCTAAGCTACAAACCTGAAGCAGGAGCGGAATTGCGCGTGTTGCGCTGGAAGCGCTTCGTGCAGGGCGACGAGGATCAGTGGGCGGCCAATACCCAGAAATTCACGCAACTGACCGGCGTGACTGTGCGAGTGGACGCCGAGAATTTCGAAGACATCCGTCCCAAGGCGGCGGTGGCCGCCAACATCGGCAGCGGGCCGGACATCGTGATCGGCTGGTACGACGATCCGCACCAGTACGCCGACAAGCTCCTCGATCTTTCGGAACTTGCGGCCTACCTCGACGGCAAATACGGCGGCTGGTACGACGTCGCCAAACGCTTCTGCATGCGCGACGGCAAGTGGATCGCCATCGGCCTGGGTTTCCTCGGCGGCTGCCTGGTCTATCGCGAAAGTGCGGTCAGGGCTGCCGGTTACGAGAAGGTACCCAATACCACCGACGGTTTCCTGAAGTTGTGCCAAGCCCTGAAGGCGAAGGGAACTCCGGTTGGCTTTGCGCTGGGCAATGCGGTCGGCGATGCCAACGCCTGGACCCACTGGGCGCTGTGGGCCCACGGCGGAAAGATGGTGAACGAAAACAATCGCGTCGTCATCAACTCGAAGGAAACGGCTGCCGCGCTGGAGTATGCGGTGGCGCTGTACCAGACCTTCATTCCCGGAACGCTTTCATGGCTCGATCCGAACAACAACAAGGCCTTCCTGTCCGGCGACATCAGCCTGACGCTGAACGGGGTGTCGATCTATTACGCGGTGAAGACGTCGAAAGAACCCGGCGTGCAAAAGCTCCTTGCCGACATCCAACACGTGAACATGCCGATCGGACCGGTCGGCCATGCCGCCGAGCTCAATCCGTTCAGCCCGATGTTCGTCTTCAAATATACGAAGTATCCGAATGCGGCGAAGGAGTACCTGCGTTTCATGATGGAACGCAGCCAGTACGAGGCCTGGCAGTCGGCCTCGCTCGGTTATGTCCAGCAGCCGCTCAAGGCCTACGCCGATACGCCGGTGTGGAAGAGCGATCCGAAACTGTTGCCGTTCCGCAATGTGCCGGGACTGACGCGCGACAACGGTTACGCGGGCAAGCTCGGTTCCGCATCGGCGGGTACGATGGCCGACTACATCGTGGTCAACATGTTCGCGCAGGCGGCATCCGGTGCTTCCAGCATAAAATCCGCAATGGAACAGGCGGAGAGCCGCGCGAAGCGCTACTACCGTTAA
- a CDS encoding amidohydrolase family protein, protein MHDLVIENATIYDGLGSAPRRGSVAIKGDRIAEVGEVKGEARERIDAGGLALMPGIIDTHTHYDAQITWDPFASPSPALGVTTVIMGNCGFTIAPCRPADRDLVMRNLTHVEGMSLDALRTGTDWDFESFPQYLDMLERKGVGPNAAVFVGHSSVRTWVMRDSATKRSATDDEIAQMRGIVKEAMQAGAVGFSTTRSGQHNGEAGVPMPSRLADEKELMSLSTALKDAGRGVLMMTKDSRATTMTSIEAIARESERPYIVAALLHSNETPEATFEDLEAIGQARRRGGRLYGAVSPCPLNFEFTMHEPYVFEGLASWRPVMEAKEADVPCILASRELRDNVKKELAVRARRMFNGHWHQMYVAQTAKPENRHMESRSVQELAGEAGKHPFDFALDLALEENLDTMFTATLLNSDDDAVGRMMLDPNSLISLSDAGAHLTFLCDAGFGLHLLGYWVRERKLMPLQEAIRKITSEPTQIFGIKERGSIKTGMHADLFLFDPRTVGRKRAERVFDLPAGASRLTTPATGVHGVWINGRKIADAQGIRADAPKAGKVLRDFAS, encoded by the coding sequence ATGCACGATCTGGTCATAGAAAACGCAACGATTTACGACGGCCTGGGCAGTGCGCCGCGACGCGGCAGCGTGGCGATCAAAGGCGATCGCATCGCCGAAGTCGGCGAGGTGAAAGGCGAAGCGCGCGAGCGCATCGACGCCGGCGGCCTGGCATTGATGCCGGGCATCATCGATACGCATACCCACTACGACGCGCAGATCACCTGGGACCCGTTTGCCAGCCCGTCTCCCGCGCTCGGCGTCACCACCGTGATCATGGGCAACTGCGGTTTTACCATCGCCCCTTGCCGTCCGGCGGACCGCGACCTGGTCATGCGCAATCTCACGCACGTCGAGGGCATGTCGCTCGATGCGCTGCGCACCGGCACCGACTGGGACTTCGAATCCTTCCCGCAATACCTCGACATGCTGGAGCGCAAAGGCGTCGGTCCGAATGCGGCGGTATTCGTCGGCCATTCGTCGGTGCGTACCTGGGTAATGCGCGACAGCGCGACGAAACGGTCCGCAACCGACGACGAAATAGCGCAGATGCGCGGCATCGTCAAAGAGGCCATGCAGGCGGGCGCGGTGGGATTTTCCACGACGCGTTCCGGCCAGCACAACGGCGAAGCCGGCGTGCCGATGCCGTCGCGCCTGGCCGACGAAAAGGAATTGATGTCCTTGTCGACCGCGCTCAAGGACGCCGGGCGCGGCGTGCTGATGATGACCAAGGATTCCAGAGCGACCACTATGACCTCGATCGAGGCCATTGCGCGCGAGTCCGAACGTCCCTACATCGTGGCGGCGCTCCTGCACAGCAACGAAACCCCCGAGGCGACGTTCGAAGACCTGGAAGCGATCGGACAGGCGCGCCGTCGCGGCGGCAGACTCTACGGCGCGGTGAGCCCGTGCCCGCTGAATTTCGAATTCACCATGCACGAGCCTTACGTATTCGAAGGTCTTGCATCGTGGCGGCCGGTCATGGAAGCCAAGGAGGCGGATGTGCCGTGCATTCTCGCCAGCAGGGAATTGCGCGACAACGTGAAGAAGGAACTGGCGGTGCGCGCACGGCGCATGTTCAACGGCCACTGGCACCAGATGTATGTGGCGCAGACGGCGAAGCCGGAAAACCGCCACATGGAGAGCCGATCCGTGCAGGAACTCGCCGGAGAAGCCGGCAAGCATCCGTTCGACTTCGCGCTCGACCTCGCACTCGAAGAAAACCTCGACACGATGTTCACCGCCACGCTGCTCAATTCCGACGACGACGCGGTCGGCCGCATGATGCTGGATCCGAACAGCCTGATCTCGCTGTCCGACGCTGGCGCCCATCTGACTTTCCTGTGCGATGCCGGCTTCGGCCTGCACCTGCTGGGCTACTGGGTGCGCGAGCGCAAGCTCATGCCGTTGCAGGAAGCGATACGCAAGATCACTTCCGAGCCGACGCAGATCTTTGGCATCAAGGAACGCGGTTCGATCAAGACGGGCATGCATGCCGACCTGTTCCTGTTCGATCCGCGGACGGTTGGACGCAAACGCGCGGAGCGCGTGTTCGACCTTCCCGCCGGTGCTTCGCGCCTCACCACGCCGGCCACCGGCGTGCACGGCGTCTGGATCAATGGCAGGAAAATC